The following coding sequences are from one Sphingobium sp. V4 window:
- a CDS encoding UvrD-helicase domain-containing protein → MVDLTPKQHIVLATDGHQLVTGGPGSGKTTVSILKAAKIARETLKPGQRVLFLSFARATVSRVLEAIAEEKDVSAAERSRIEVDTYHSFFWRLLKTHGYLVGLPRRISILTPPGEAIALAEIRREYGPDNKLDEGPLAEKRSREKAERDRLALADGKVCFDLFADLVARLLEGSAKLRAVTAIVYPFIIFDEFQDTSADQWRVVKALGDRCTLITLADPEQRIFEFIGADPARLDQFKAAFTPTFTELGSDNHRSKGTDILLFGNEVLTGKFSKSDYAGIAFCGFPSNRNQAYAALVTQVLQARTRLIATGNRDWALAILVPTKRKMRLVSDVLRDPFGNVPAISHAASIDMEGPVLGADVIAYLLQQTRAADELDQLVYLICQYFRGRGGSGPGKGDLAEAAKLESALGKWNQRITAAQAPHANSVLHAIAGVLAVSQQIVMTGDPDKDWIAVRAILADGACPRLQAIANDARNVRLLERGNLLRNTLEQNWRERGRYADALDITRLAFVQDHFANAQRPESGVVVMNMHKAKGKQFDEVIIFEGWPMRVGKEIKANPDRIVRENKADGDLSQARQNFRVSVTRAKSRTTIMTPSDDVCILLKSG, encoded by the coding sequence ATGGTCGACCTGACGCCGAAACAGCATATCGTACTCGCGACCGATGGCCATCAGTTGGTCACCGGCGGGCCCGGCTCTGGTAAGACGACCGTTTCGATCCTGAAAGCCGCGAAGATCGCCCGGGAGACGCTCAAGCCCGGCCAGCGAGTGCTCTTCCTGAGTTTCGCACGGGCGACAGTGTCCCGCGTCCTCGAAGCCATAGCCGAGGAAAAGGATGTTTCCGCTGCCGAAAGGAGCCGGATCGAGGTCGACACCTATCACAGCTTTTTCTGGCGACTGCTCAAAACGCACGGTTATCTTGTTGGCTTGCCGCGCCGGATATCCATCCTAACGCCGCCTGGCGAAGCAATCGCTCTCGCGGAAATTAGGCGTGAGTATGGACCCGACAACAAGCTCGACGAAGGCCCACTGGCTGAGAAGCGATCCCGCGAGAAGGCCGAGCGAGATCGTTTGGCCCTTGCCGACGGCAAGGTTTGTTTCGATCTTTTCGCCGATCTCGTGGCGCGGTTGCTCGAAGGTTCGGCCAAGCTGCGCGCGGTGACGGCCATCGTTTACCCGTTCATCATCTTCGATGAGTTTCAGGATACGAGTGCGGACCAGTGGCGCGTGGTGAAAGCACTGGGCGATCGTTGCACATTAATCACCCTGGCTGATCCCGAGCAGCGCATATTTGAGTTTATCGGCGCCGACCCGGCCCGGCTTGACCAGTTTAAGGCGGCATTCACCCCGACTTTCACTGAGCTCGGCTCGGACAATCATCGCAGTAAGGGCACGGACATACTGTTGTTCGGCAACGAGGTGCTGACTGGCAAGTTCAGCAAGTCGGACTATGCCGGCATCGCGTTCTGCGGCTTTCCTTCCAACCGTAACCAGGCTTACGCAGCGCTGGTCACGCAGGTGCTCCAGGCCCGCACGCGGCTGATCGCCACTGGCAACCGCGATTGGGCACTGGCCATCCTCGTTCCCACCAAACGAAAGATGCGATTGGTCTCCGACGTCCTCCGCGATCCGTTCGGCAACGTGCCGGCCATCTCTCACGCCGCGTCGATCGACATGGAGGGCCCGGTACTTGGGGCCGACGTCATCGCCTATCTACTCCAACAGACCCGCGCGGCGGACGAACTCGACCAGCTCGTCTACCTCATATGCCAGTATTTTCGCGGTCGCGGCGGGTCTGGACCTGGCAAGGGCGATCTGGCCGAGGCTGCTAAGCTGGAGAGCGCGCTAGGGAAATGGAACCAGCGGATCACCGCGGCACAAGCCCCGCACGCGAACAGCGTCCTCCACGCGATCGCCGGCGTACTTGCCGTGAGCCAGCAGATCGTCATGACCGGCGATCCTGACAAGGACTGGATCGCGGTCCGCGCTATCCTTGCCGACGGCGCCTGCCCGCGGCTTCAGGCGATCGCGAACGATGCACGCAACGTGCGCCTGCTCGAACGCGGCAACCTTCTGCGCAACACGCTGGAGCAGAACTGGCGGGAGCGTGGCCGTTACGCAGATGCCCTAGATATCACGCGACTCGCGTTTGTGCAGGATCACTTCGCCAATGCGCAGCGCCCCGAAAGCGGCGTTGTCGTTATGAACATGCACAAGGCCAAGGGAAAGCAGTTTGACGAGGTGATTATTTTTGAAGGGTGGCCGATGCGGGTTGGCAAGGAGATCAAGGCAAACCCGGATCGGATCGTGCGGGAGAATAAAGCCGATGGAGATCTATCTCAGGCCCGGCAGAATTTCCGGGTCAGCGTTACCAGGGCCAAATCGCGCACTACCATCATGACGCCGAGCGACGATGTATGCATTCTTCTGAAATCTGGCTGA
- a CDS encoding transposase: MGQITVMTGPERRRRWSDEKRLQILAEAFAPGASVSAVARRHDISTARIYTWRSRLRQTPALAEFAEAVVDDGEQRGGHQAGMPVIIVDLGGKGRVSISAVATPALVSAALKALR; the protein is encoded by the coding sequence ATGGGGCAGATCACGGTGATGACCGGGCCGGAACGGCGGCGGCGGTGGAGCGACGAGAAACGGCTTCAGATTCTGGCGGAAGCCTTTGCGCCAGGAGCCAGCGTCTCGGCCGTGGCGCGACGGCACGACATTTCCACAGCGCGGATCTACACATGGCGCAGCAGGCTGCGGCAGACGCCTGCCTTGGCCGAGTTCGCCGAGGCGGTGGTGGACGATGGCGAACAGCGAGGCGGGCATCAGGCCGGGATGCCGGTGATCATCGTGGATCTGGGTGGCAAGGGACGCGTGAGCATATCAGCTGTGGCCACACCTGCCTTGGTGTCGGCGGCGCTGAAGGCCTTGCGATGA
- the tnpB gene encoding IS66 family insertion sequence element accessory protein TnpB (TnpB, as the term is used for proteins encoded by IS66 family insertion elements, is considered an accessory protein, since TnpC, encoded by a neighboring gene, is a DDE family transposase.), which yields MIPAGARVWIAMGHTDMRRGMQSLAAMVQQSFSRDPFAGDLWVFRGRNGSLVKIIWHDGLGMSLYSKRLERGKFIWPSAKDGVVSLTSSQLACLLDGVDWRNPQYSWRPQSAG from the coding sequence ATGATCCCAGCAGGCGCACGGGTGTGGATCGCAATGGGCCATACCGATATGCGCCGCGGGATGCAGAGCCTCGCGGCGATGGTGCAGCAAAGTTTCTCGCGCGACCCATTTGCCGGCGATCTCTGGGTCTTTCGAGGGCGGAACGGGTCGCTGGTGAAGATAATTTGGCACGACGGCCTCGGGATGTCGCTTTATTCGAAGCGCCTGGAACGAGGGAAGTTCATTTGGCCCTCCGCGAAGGACGGAGTGGTGTCGCTGACGAGCTCACAGCTGGCCTGTTTGCTCGACGGCGTGGACTGGCGGAACCCGCAATATAGCTGGCGTCCGCAGAGCGCGGGATAA
- a CDS encoding IS66 family transposase — translation MDAAVSPLPDDIEALKALVLLSAQRADAAEQRATSAEAELANARARESATEALISHYKLQIAKLRREQYGPSAERTRRLLAQMEFELEDLEADAAEDDLAAETAAAKATTVTAFERKRPVRKPFPDHLPRERVVIPAPCSCPSCGGVRLSKLGEDVTETLEVIPRAWKVIQTVREKFSCRDCEKITQPPAPFHVVPRGWAGPSFLAMLLFEKYGQHQPLNRQAERFTREGVPLSVSTLADQVGAASFALMPIFRLIEAHVFAAERVHGDDTTVPVMAKGKTNTGRLWDYVRDDRSFGGADPPAVVFYYSRDRRGEHPQAHLASWSGILQADAYAGYFELYAPDRRPGLIVEAGCFAHARRKFFELADVEGAARKKSRGERAGPIYPIALEAVQKLDALFDIERGINGKTAAERLAVRQELSAPLMAELHDWLEAQLTKLSRNHDLTKAINYMLRRWDAFTHFLADGRVCLTNNAAERALRCVPLGRKAWLFCGSDRGGQRAAIMFSLIQSCRLNDVDPQAWLADVLARIAGHPANRLGDLLPWNWKPTALKLEP, via the coding sequence GTGGACGCCGCCGTTTCGCCCCTGCCTGACGATATCGAAGCGCTCAAGGCGCTGGTGCTGCTCAGTGCGCAACGCGCCGATGCGGCCGAACAGCGCGCGACAAGTGCCGAAGCCGAACTAGCCAATGCCCGTGCCCGGGAGAGCGCCACCGAAGCCTTGATCTCGCACTACAAGTTGCAGATCGCCAAGCTCAGGCGTGAGCAATATGGCCCCAGCGCCGAACGCACCCGCCGGCTTCTCGCGCAGATGGAGTTTGAGCTCGAAGATCTGGAGGCTGACGCCGCCGAAGATGATCTTGCCGCCGAGACCGCCGCAGCAAAGGCAACGACCGTCACAGCCTTTGAGCGCAAGAGGCCGGTCAGGAAGCCATTCCCTGACCATTTGCCACGTGAGCGCGTCGTCATCCCGGCGCCCTGTTCTTGCCCGTCCTGCGGTGGCGTGCGCCTGTCGAAGCTGGGCGAAGATGTGACCGAGACGCTGGAGGTGATCCCGCGCGCCTGGAAGGTCATCCAGACCGTGCGCGAGAAGTTCTCCTGCCGAGATTGCGAGAAGATCACGCAGCCGCCCGCGCCCTTCCATGTCGTGCCGCGTGGCTGGGCCGGCCCAAGCTTCCTCGCCATGCTGCTGTTCGAGAAGTATGGACAGCACCAGCCTCTCAACCGTCAGGCCGAGCGTTTCACCCGCGAAGGCGTGCCGCTGAGCGTCTCCACGCTCGCAGATCAGGTCGGCGCGGCTTCCTTTGCTTTGATGCCCATCTTCCGGCTGATCGAGGCCCATGTGTTTGCCGCCGAGCGCGTACATGGTGACGATACCACCGTGCCGGTCATGGCAAAGGGCAAGACCAATACTGGCCGATTATGGGACTATGTCCGGGATGACCGCTCGTTCGGCGGCGCCGATCCGCCAGCGGTGGTATTCTATTACTCGCGGGATCGGCGCGGCGAACATCCCCAGGCGCATCTCGCGTCCTGGTCCGGGATTCTGCAGGCAGACGCCTATGCGGGCTATTTCGAGCTGTACGCTCCCGATCGTCGGCCCGGCCTTATCGTGGAGGCGGGATGCTTTGCCCATGCACGTAGGAAGTTCTTCGAACTCGCCGACGTCGAGGGCGCCGCGCGCAAGAAGAGCCGTGGTGAGCGAGCCGGTCCCATCTATCCGATCGCGCTGGAGGCGGTGCAGAAGCTTGATGCCCTGTTCGACATTGAGCGAGGCATCAACGGCAAAACCGCGGCAGAGCGGCTTGCCGTTCGGCAGGAGCTGAGCGCGCCGCTGATGGCCGAGTTGCACGATTGGCTGGAGGCTCAACTCACCAAGCTCTCCCGCAACCATGATCTGACCAAGGCCATCAACTATATGCTGCGGCGCTGGGACGCATTCACCCATTTCCTCGCCGATGGAAGGGTCTGTTTGACAAACAACGCAGCGGAACGGGCGCTGCGCTGTGTGCCACTCGGGCGGAAAGCCTGGCTATTTTGTGGCTCCGATCGCGGCGGTCAGCGCGCCGCCATCATGTTCTCACTCATTCAGAGCTGTCGCCTCAACGACGTAGATCCTCAGGCGTGGCTTGCCGACGTCCTCGCCCGCATCGCCGGTCATCCAGCCAATCGGCTTGGCGATTTACTCCCCTGGAATTGGAAGCCAACAGCGTTGAAGCTGGAGCCGTGA
- a CDS encoding outer membrane beta-barrel protein, translating to MNKFIIASAVLFAATGVSAAASAETFNGPFVGAQIGWNHDEAGTVGTSIGRVNSSNERDAFIGGAFVGYDYKITPKIVIGAEAGFSVGADDAVSGGAAGSALVLDPKYSIDVSARAGYLVRENTLVYVRGGYSNVRANVRLTEASDIRGKDNRDAWMVGGGVEQAITQNISARLEYRYSDLSEGRGSWDRHQVLLGAAYRF from the coding sequence ATGAACAAGTTCATCATCGCATCCGCCGTTCTGTTCGCTGCCACGGGAGTTTCCGCTGCAGCCTCTGCCGAGACGTTCAACGGCCCCTTTGTCGGCGCGCAGATTGGCTGGAACCACGATGAAGCCGGCACCGTTGGAACGTCTATCGGTCGAGTGAACTCATCCAACGAGCGCGACGCGTTCATCGGTGGCGCATTCGTCGGCTACGACTACAAGATCACGCCGAAGATTGTGATCGGCGCCGAGGCAGGGTTCAGTGTCGGTGCAGATGACGCGGTGTCTGGCGGCGCTGCAGGCAGCGCACTTGTTCTCGATCCGAAATACTCGATCGATGTCAGTGCCCGTGCAGGTTATCTGGTCCGGGAAAACACGCTTGTTTACGTCCGCGGCGGATATTCGAACGTTCGCGCAAATGTGCGGCTGACTGAAGCTTCGGACATTCGCGGCAAGGACAACCGCGATGCTTGGATGGTCGGCGGTGGTGTCGAGCAGGCGATCACGCAGAATATCTCGGCTCGTCTGGAGTATCGTTACTCGGACCTGAGCGAAGGCCGCGGGTCTTGGGATCGCCACCAGGTGCTCCTTGGCGCAGCCTATCGTTTCTGA
- a CDS encoding alpha/beta hydrolase, producing MKRTITLLAAAASIALGPSPVSAKDHDRIENVVLVHGAAMDGSSWRKVYDILVRKHYTVSVVQLPLSNLDADIAATRKVIARQDGPVVLVGHSYGGAVITAAGTDPKVKSLVYVAAIQPDTRESVGELNARWPLPGHVLMVDETSLIVDPVMFKHDVADDLPTADAHYLAASQRPTSVSVFSAKLPTAAWRAKPSFGIIAQDDRTLSPEMLRTLYRRSHTITVEIPGSHLIQISQPRKVADVVIRASEVDY from the coding sequence ATGAAGCGTACAATCACCCTCCTGGCCGCCGCAGCCTCGATCGCGCTTGGCCCCTCGCCCGTCAGCGCCAAAGACCATGATCGCATCGAGAATGTCGTTCTGGTGCATGGCGCGGCGATGGACGGGTCCAGCTGGCGCAAGGTCTACGACATCCTCGTTCGCAAACATTACACCGTATCGGTAGTCCAGCTTCCCCTTTCGAACCTGGATGCCGATATCGCTGCCACCCGCAAGGTCATTGCACGCCAAGATGGTCCGGTGGTGCTGGTCGGGCATTCTTACGGGGGGGCCGTTATTACCGCTGCGGGCACTGATCCAAAGGTGAAATCGCTGGTCTATGTAGCGGCCATTCAGCCGGACACTCGCGAATCCGTAGGCGAACTCAACGCAAGATGGCCGCTGCCTGGCCATGTGCTCATGGTCGATGAGACGTCATTGATTGTCGACCCCGTCATGTTCAAGCATGACGTCGCCGACGACTTGCCCACCGCCGATGCCCATTATCTTGCTGCCTCGCAGCGTCCTACCTCGGTGAGCGTCTTTTCCGCAAAGTTGCCGACCGCAGCATGGCGCGCAAAGCCCAGCTTCGGGATCATCGCGCAGGATGATCGCACGCTTTCACCTGAAATGCTGCGAACTCTTTATCGTCGCTCGCACACGATCACCGTCGAGATCCCGGGCAGTCACCTGATCCAGATTTCGCAACCTCGGAAGGTGGCCGATGTCGTGATCCGGGCGTCGGAAGTCGATTATTAA
- a CDS encoding DoxX family protein, producing the protein MNTATVSPAHTVTGIDANANGASYAALAGRVLIAPLFLLSGLSKVAAPAATIGMIGSVGLPLPSVGFGLAVLVEILGSVALLAGYRTRLVAAVMALFTLGAALAFHSNLADQNQFIHFFKNISIIGGLLQIVAFGAGRFSLDGKAGR; encoded by the coding sequence ATGAACACTGCAACCGTCAGCCCCGCCCACACCGTCACGGGCATCGACGCAAACGCCAACGGCGCTTCCTATGCCGCCCTCGCCGGTCGCGTACTTATCGCTCCGCTCTTCCTGCTTTCGGGCCTGTCCAAGGTGGCGGCTCCTGCTGCGACCATCGGCATGATCGGAAGCGTCGGCCTTCCGCTCCCTTCGGTCGGCTTCGGTCTGGCAGTTTTGGTCGAAATCCTCGGCAGCGTCGCTCTGCTCGCGGGTTACCGCACCCGTCTCGTAGCTGCCGTCATGGCGCTGTTCACCCTCGGCGCCGCGCTGGCCTTTCATAGCAACCTCGCCGATCAGAACCAGTTCATCCACTTCTTCAAGAACATCTCGATCATCGGCGGCCTGCTGCAGATCGTGGCCTTCGGAGCCGGTCGCTTCAGCCTGGATGGCAAGGCCGGTCGTTGA
- a CDS encoding SDR family oxidoreductase: MQNLEGKVVLITGASSGIGEATARTLAEAGATVVLGARRVERLEKLVQEIEAAGGKAMAKAMDVTSQAEVAAFAEEARVRFGKIDVIVNNAGVMPLSPMAALKVDEWDRMVDVNIKGTLYGIAAVLPAMNEQGFGHVINIASTGGHVVSPTAAVYCATKFAVRAISEGLRQENDKIRVTVISPGVTESELADSISDPKGREEMKEYRKVAISPFAIARAIRFAVEQPGDVDTTEMIVRPTASAL; the protein is encoded by the coding sequence ATGCAAAATCTCGAAGGAAAGGTCGTACTGATCACGGGCGCGAGCAGCGGGATCGGCGAAGCGACCGCGCGTACTCTCGCGGAAGCAGGAGCTACGGTTGTGCTGGGCGCGCGCCGTGTGGAGCGGCTCGAAAAGCTGGTGCAGGAGATCGAGGCCGCCGGCGGCAAGGCAATGGCGAAAGCGATGGATGTCACGAGCCAGGCGGAGGTGGCTGCATTTGCCGAGGAGGCCCGGGTCCGGTTCGGCAAGATCGACGTGATCGTCAACAATGCCGGCGTCATGCCGCTGTCCCCGATGGCCGCGCTGAAGGTCGACGAGTGGGACCGCATGGTCGACGTCAACATCAAGGGAACGCTCTACGGCATTGCGGCCGTGCTTCCCGCCATGAATGAACAGGGCTTCGGCCATGTGATCAACATCGCCTCGACAGGCGGTCATGTCGTCTCTCCAACGGCGGCGGTATATTGTGCGACCAAATTCGCGGTCAGGGCGATTTCCGAAGGCCTGCGCCAGGAGAATGACAAGATCCGCGTGACGGTCATCAGCCCAGGTGTGACCGAATCCGAACTGGCGGACTCGATCTCCGACCCCAAGGGCCGTGAGGAAATGAAGGAATACCGCAAGGTCGCCATCAGCCCGTTTGCGATCGCCAGGGCAATTCGCTTCGCCGTCGAGCAGCCGGGGGACGTGGATACGACCGAGATGATCGTCCGCCCGACCGCGTCCGCGCTCTGA
- a CDS encoding SDR family NAD(P)-dependent oxidoreductase, which translates to MKFEECSKMKKTVLISGSGSGMGLLTAQTLIREGYAVYAGVRDPHGRSSARREALEAFAKECGGYVRVVDLDIHSQEPCNAAVEQVVADHSTLDVVIHNAAHLFIGMAEGFTAEQLADSLNTNAVGAHRLNRAALPHMRKQGSGVLLYVGSGITRIVSPFMMPYVAGKYAMDAVAEATAYEVGPLGIETVIVMPGVFMDGTSHFATAVFPADEEAAGGYDKLQEEFNRYEPGLRNLFRNGCDAPVQGVADEIARVLSLPRGSKPMRTTVDYSDYGAEPVNSVAQAQTERVFRIMGFDRLLQLG; encoded by the coding sequence ATGAAATTCGAGGAGTGTTCGAAAATGAAGAAGACTGTTCTCATCTCCGGATCCGGTTCAGGAATGGGACTTCTGACGGCTCAAACCCTGATCAGAGAAGGTTATGCCGTTTATGCTGGTGTTCGCGACCCACACGGACGCAGCAGCGCGCGGCGTGAGGCTCTGGAGGCTTTCGCCAAAGAGTGCGGCGGATATGTAAGGGTCGTCGATCTCGACATTCACAGCCAGGAACCCTGCAACGCCGCTGTCGAACAGGTCGTTGCGGACCACAGCACTCTTGACGTCGTGATCCACAATGCAGCCCACCTCTTCATCGGCATGGCGGAAGGTTTTACGGCCGAGCAACTTGCCGACAGCCTCAACACCAATGCAGTCGGTGCTCATCGCCTGAACCGAGCGGCACTCCCACACATGCGCAAGCAAGGTTCCGGCGTCCTGCTCTATGTCGGCAGCGGCATCACCAGGATCGTTTCCCCGTTCATGATGCCCTACGTGGCTGGCAAATACGCGATGGATGCCGTCGCAGAGGCCACGGCCTATGAAGTGGGCCCGCTCGGCATCGAGACGGTCATCGTCATGCCCGGCGTATTCATGGATGGAACCTCCCACTTCGCGACCGCCGTCTTCCCGGCGGATGAAGAGGCGGCGGGCGGGTACGACAAGCTCCAGGAAGAATTCAACCGATATGAACCTGGGTTGCGGAACCTGTTCCGGAATGGCTGCGACGCGCCCGTGCAAGGTGTGGCGGACGAGATCGCTCGGGTGCTTTCCCTCCCGCGTGGCAGCAAGCCCATGCGAACGACCGTCGATTATTCCGATTACGGCGCGGAGCCGGTGAACAGCGTCGCGCAGGCCCAGACCGAACGGGTGTTCCGCATCATGGGCTTCGATCGCCTGCTCCAACTCGGTTAG
- a CDS encoding LysR family transcriptional regulator: MISEPGTPTLDQLKVFLTVVDVGSFAGAARQLNRASSVVSYSISNLEAQLGLTLFDRETTRKPQLTEAGRMVLAEARRVAGGIDSLRAKSKGMLQGLESELHIVLDTLLPEERVVDALTSFREQFPTVTLHLYVESLGSVTRLVMDRIANIGVAGPLVSVDGIEKEGIGSVRMIPVAAPSHPLAIAEENLPGAGREHVQLVLTDRSALTKGRDIAVVGTSTWRLADLSSKHMLLKAGIGWGNMPEPMIAEDILTGRLVKLDMPDSIGGDYVMDAIYRTDSPPGPAGRWLIQRFKEQASH; this comes from the coding sequence ATGATAAGTGAGCCGGGCACGCCCACGCTTGACCAGCTGAAAGTCTTCCTGACGGTTGTAGACGTCGGGAGCTTTGCCGGCGCTGCGCGGCAGCTCAATCGCGCTTCCTCGGTAGTGAGCTACTCGATCTCCAACCTGGAGGCGCAACTCGGCCTGACTCTGTTCGACCGGGAAACGACGCGTAAGCCTCAACTGACCGAAGCGGGCCGCATGGTGCTTGCCGAGGCCAGAAGGGTTGCCGGTGGTATCGACAGCCTGCGAGCGAAATCCAAGGGTATGCTGCAGGGCCTGGAGTCAGAGCTTCACATCGTGCTCGACACCTTGTTGCCCGAGGAACGGGTAGTGGATGCCCTCACGAGTTTCCGCGAACAGTTCCCGACCGTAACGCTTCATCTTTATGTCGAATCACTGGGTTCGGTAACAAGACTGGTAATGGACCGGATCGCCAACATCGGGGTGGCTGGGCCGCTGGTCAGTGTAGATGGCATCGAAAAAGAGGGGATCGGCAGCGTGCGCATGATCCCCGTGGCCGCACCGAGCCATCCCTTGGCGATTGCAGAAGAGAACCTGCCCGGCGCAGGTCGCGAACATGTCCAGCTGGTCCTTACCGACCGATCGGCGCTGACCAAGGGACGCGACATTGCTGTGGTCGGCACCAGCACCTGGCGCCTTGCGGACCTCAGTTCCAAGCACATGCTTCTCAAGGCCGGGATCGGGTGGGGAAATATGCCCGAGCCGATGATCGCGGAAGATATATTGACCGGTAGGCTGGTGAAGCTGGATATGCCTGACAGCATCGGCGGCGACTATGTCATGGATGCGATTTACCGGACAGACAGCCCCCCCGGTCCTGCAGGGCGATGGCTGATACAACGGTTCAAGGAACAGGCATCTCATTGA